Part of the Diabrotica virgifera virgifera chromosome 6, PGI_DIABVI_V3a genome, atttattttaagaaaaataattaacagcacaagtgacagtgacataaaACAGCTGTTTACCTTTTAATTGTGAATCTGCTGATGCTTtcagtttccgttctcgttcccgtttaGAGCTCCATTTTCCCGGCCCATTTTGATTTCCCGGGAATCGGGAGTCCTAAATTTGGATTTCTCGGGAATTCCCGGGAatcgggaaatttaaaaataaaaaattgtttttttaattctttattatattgttgtagaattgttttttttttggaaaaccaCAACCACAAGATCATAGATtttcttcaccctgtatatgaccaaaaattgtatagagtctaatttagttaataaacagtGCTTTGTCGGggaaagtgaaatcgttaatgtggttttcgttaatgggttttttgaaaggatttacagacaatgcttcgaaaatattggaaagtgcaTGGTATTTCGTTTTGTAATCATCaataggatttttgtaaataattcgtagAAGTTTTAAACGgtaaacaaattttattgagtttagaatgtaaggccttttgtttagttctttgaaaaaacgatagtaatttgatgtttaacaaaatggaaagttggatACAAATTAAGTTGGTTTCTTATGAAAGGAAAGTAAGAATGTTTTGAGTAGAGAAAgatcgatggaagggatgagaatgtGGAGTTTGAATTTGAGAGAGAAAAGATGGTCACTGTGTGATGAATATCgggagagagcagtccagtttttgaaaagtgagaagtcagtgtaaagtggtgaaatcggcctttgcgagcagaatcaagttgaatcGAAATTGTAGACCGGTTGAGAAGTAAAATTTTCCTGTGCCCGAGGAAGATTCCTTtattctgtctagaacgagtagctgattggtatctatttgcacaagagatatcgagcaaggagaaacTGAGGAaaattcgagcgagtcctggttttgtttgtttatgaagcagtttggacgagagggaccttttcgcaacatccaaAGAGTACGTGTGGGTGAATCAAGGACGAGGCAATCTGGGAGAAGaaggagtgaagaaacaaaaaggttagtcaaatcaatTGTCGAAACGGAGAGAGCTTGTTTATATCCATACTATATAtgctcatttttttttgtattgaacagttgtATAACTCAGTTAGTCACTCCAActttaagtaatcaattcaaaaggagaaaagtaaattttattaaatttaatatgaacaaacaataatttatttaagtactttttttttgttaaaacaagaagacatcagaattaaagtttgatttattaattaagaaattgttgcaacaaatttagattttagttttttttttcaaatccacagagaacgacagttctcaccagtggcgcacaacacccctacaagcgacactatatatacacgaaattttcgattttctaaacctgactgaattgaaaattgggccaaatcccatcttaaagtttaggaaaagactcgtccatccatatgttacctctccattttggtccaagggtgtggattttacggcccttcccatttaaagcctgtttttcgttctcgtccccaaaactcccaaaaatttcaaaaatttaagcccgacctttgcggcttctgatagcacagatcattacctttccaacgcatgtttaattttgaaaatcggttataccattcaaaagttatcgagctcagaaatatgactcaatttttatttaaaaaatggaaaatgtttgtggatatgtatgtatgtatgtatgtatgtatgtgtgtggaaaagttacaccgatctgaatttttttttctgtgtttcaagaaggtgtgagggccgattcagaaccggtctaatttttgacttctgactacccgtaagccagctagaggactaggtagatacaaaatagcatattttttgggcgtatatatcttaggttcaaggaaagacaggaaaaccgcaaatacaccaaatcaatagggttgagttaagctttcaagtggcgcctaagcgatcaagctgagacatacacactgctcgccatagccaaaaaactgaaaaattaaactttgaaaattttggtttttcgacaattactcaaaatttcaacctacgaattgcaccaataactgagcgtttgtagaaggactcaggacgcgtctaacggtgtatacctcatatctgggaaaattcgaatttttaagttataggcttcataagtataatcaaatctatttcttacgggaaaaacggtttttcaagctcaataattcctgtaatacgttcagttatcatactcgatcttggatgctggtcagatactacttgtcaatacgtttcaaattcatgtttagtgatcaacatcaggtaaaccgttcagaagttatagagctccaaaagtataattagtccaggaactgaaatttttcacttcgcaatttttacagaatggatagatttgcttgaaaatttgacaataagtagtggatagtccaaggatcaaaatctatatgatgccgaaagacgcttttaccatggggttgttgccacctcatctcgagggtggaaattttgtattatattttgaccgcaaatgctggtaaaaatattaattataagcaaaaaaatgttcattatacatttttttgataaaattaatagttttcgatttattggttatcgaagctgttagttttatatcgaaaaaattaccagagaacggcagttctcgccagtggcgcagaaatacgcccccctacacgcgacactattatatacacgaaattttcaattttctaaatctgactgaattgaaaattgtgccaactcccatcttcaagttcagaaaaagactcacccattcatatgtcaaccatccattttggtccaagggtgtcgattttacggcccttcctatttaggtctgtttttcgttctggcccccaaaactcccaaaaacttcaaaaatttaagtccgacctttgcggagTAGATGATCTAAACGGGTGTCACTACAGATATAGGGAATTCTGTGTGTTAGAGAGAGAGGTATGTGATGTCACAGCTGATATAGGAAAGTatgtgtgttagagagagaaacaTGGTATCTCtgctgctattggtccgatttaaaCGTACGACGGCTCGTTGGAATGGGCGGGAGATAACGAATACAAAAAAACATGGCGGCATAGTGTCAAAAGGGCGCTTTCCGATGTGACGACGTCCGATGGGGCGCGTTCCGGCGTTCTAGCGCTGATCGATCGGTGCGCGATACCAGATGTGCGATCGGTACCTTAATTTTTCGCGGAACGCGAAGCAGATGCGCGGTCGGTACCTTTGTCGCGGATCTCGTAGATACGAAGCGCGCGGTaattttggaatttaaataaaacaacaacataatgcaattttttaaaagaacttaaaaGGAACACAGCGGCGCAGCGGTGCGCGATACCAGATGTGCGATCGGTACCTTAATTTTTCGCGGAACGCGAAGCAGATGCGCGGTCGGTACCTTAAGTTTTTCGCGGATCTCGTAGATACGAAGCGCGCGGCTGGTaattttggaatttaaataaaataaaaaaacataatgcaatttttttattaaaagaacttaAAAGGAACACAGCACGTCAACGCGTCACGTAAAAACGTCACATCAAAACGTCACGTAGTCTTGTGAAATTTCGCGTAGGCCTTATTGTCACGTAAAATCATCACGTCAAAACACGTCAACgcgtcacgtaaaacgtcacaTCAAAACGTCACGTGGGCTTGTGAAATGTCGCGTAGGCCTTATTGTCACGTGAAAGCGTCAGGTAAAACGTTACATCAAACCGTCACGTGGGCTCGTGAAATGTCGCGTAGGCCTTATTGTCATGGGGAGCTCAGTCGCAAGAACTTATTGTCACAGCGCGACGTGAGGTAGTAACATCATGTCTTTGAATGAGTATAGACGTAAATTAGCAGAATTTAGAGAAAAACTGACACAGTTAAGAAGTCAGGTTTTATTTTATGAGgataaaaataaggttataaaacAAATAGAGAACCTAACACTGGGAAGCAGCATAGACTGGACACCTAAGGAATTTAGCCAGCAGCTGCGACAAGAATATTCAAGTGCTGCGGATTACTTATTTAGGGAAACTCCAACAAGGCGAATTCATCCAATTACTATTAATGATGTTATCGACGCCGGCGCCAACAACGATGAACAAAGAAAGCATGAAAAGTGAAATAGATAATGTTTTTGCAATGACTTGTGTAATATTAGCTTcagtgtttattttaattataaagattatatttaaaattgttaagagaaaatttgaatcatcatgtaatataagacttgaaCAATAAATAAggcgtttaaataaaaaacccataactctaaaaaatatttagttgaaaataatgaaaataaatgttAGCAGATAATTTACATATCGCATAGGAAATAGCGGTTGAGGGTCTAATCGCATTACTATGCAATTTTCGTTATCATACCCACATTTTGTTATTGAGTTATATTTCTTATCATGTGCATAGAAAATGTTGGAATTTTTAAAACCAATGACAATGATAAAACTGAATATAATTTTGCACACGCACACTTTCTACAACACGTCATAGGGTGGGGCACGCAACCGTATAAATTTCAAAATCCACCTCAGGACGGTCTATTCCATAGTCTATTCCTTACTGTTAGTGTACTGTTGTGGTTCAACTAGTTTTGCAAGGTAAGTGTTctcttaattattttttgttaaatattttttatttttcttgtttgattttgaataaaacttaatGTTTTCTGTTCTGCTATTTATAAAATCTCTTCATTCCAGCTGAGATTTATTATTTCGAcattaaataattatctaattgtCAACATTTTGAAtgacatttattttttattttctcgtaATTATTCGTTGTTAAAATCTTTTCGGTTTTTCAAGTTTTTGGTTAGCTATTTATAAAATTCCTTCATTCCagatgagatttattattttagcaCCTGATTGTCTACAAGACCTCATGTCAGCAtgacaattattttttattttctcgtaattattatttgttaaatctgttcggttttttcaagtttttggtCAGCTATTTATAAAATTCCTTCATTTCagatgagatttattattttagcaCCTGATTGTCTACAAAAAAGACATGCTAGcataacaattatttttttattttctcgtaATTATTCGTTGTTAAATCTGTTCGGTTTTTTGGTCAGCTATTTATAAAATTCCTTTATTCCagatgagatttattattttagcaCCTGATTGTCTACAAGACCTCATGCCAGCATGAcaattattcttttttattttctcgtaattattctttgttaaatctgttctgtttttctttgatttttttaattaatgttttctacTCTGCTATTTATCCCTTTATTCCAGATGAGAGTTATTATTTCGACATCTGATTGTCTACAAACAAAAAAGACTTACTGTTAGCATGCTGAATGTCAATTATTCGTCATTCTTCGTAATTATTCTTTGTTAAATCTTTTCGGGTTTTGATTTTGAATACAACTCAATGTTTTTTGCTTGGTTATTTATATCACTCCTTCATTTCAGATGGATTTATCAAAAATTAATGCCTCATCTGTCGTAGCGAGGAAACCCGTGAAGAAACTCAAAGAATTACCGATCGACATTCCAGTACCCATTACGGGAGCCAAAATTGTGAAGACAAAGTTTGGGCAAGCTGTTCTGTTAGATTTGGGGGAAGAGGTGGTGTTTCTACCGCCTAGAGTCACAGATACCTACAGCCCCGTCATTGAGGAGTTTTCGAGCGGGAAGTATTCGATAGTTTATCACGGCCTGGTGGACTGCGGCCAACAGTACCAGCCCATGacatcatttaaaattatctaagcGAAAATACTGAGAGAAAGAGAGGTAAGCAATATGGATATTGTTAAACAATGTAAAAATTTACTGTTATTCATCAAAAGAATCAGAAagatagtttttgataaattcACAGCTAAAGACAAAGAAATTTGGGTGAAACGCTTAACGAAACAAATCAAAACTtgtaataaagtaataaaaaaacgCACTTTGCCTATAGGTACAATTAGAAAACTGCAAACGCATGTaggacattttaaacattttaaacagaTTATTTTCAATAGACATGTCGGTATGGGGCTAGACAACAAACTAAAACATAGAGTTAAATGGGAAAATGTAGTTTCCGCGTTTAAAAGTCGAATTAAAACTGGAGTTATAGTTAATTTATGGCATAAGGACTTAGCACATTTCCTAAatgattgttatattatttttaaaaataaaatcagaaaaattttaaaagcagATAAAGTTGTTAAATTTAATGTTTGTTTTTGTggagaatttattaaaaaatcggGGGAGGAggaaattgtaaattttaaatattttaatacaaaaaatgctGTACTAGACGTATCTACCGATACAGAGCGGTGGTTTTTTGAGAatgttaaagataaaataaatctTAAATTATCCGAGTTTCAGGAAAGGGACTCCGGTTTTGCATTAAATAGAATTGTATCTTTAGAAGTAAATATTAATCGATATGAAATTGGAAATGGTTCCTCGTATATTAAACTTCCTGAGAGTATTCAAAAAAAGCGTGCTTGTATTAATGTAAAAAATTCTGATCAAGCATGTTTTTATTGGGCAATAGTTAGTGCCCTCTATCCAGCTAAAGCACATAAAGAACTCCCATCCTCATACCCATGGTACAGTACAGTACTAAAAACAGAAGACCTAGAGGCACCAATGCCGTTacatcaaatttcaaaatttgaaaaattaaataatatatcaGTCAATGTATTTGCTTTAGAAttaatagaaaataatgaaaagtcaTTTTTCACAGTATATCCAGCTAGATTAACTAAAACAGTCGTTGCCAAACATGTAAATCTTCTTTTAATTCAGAATCACTATTTTCCTAAATTAAACGATTATGAAGCACCTCCAGTGGATAATGATAATTCAGAAATTAAGTACCACTACTGCCACATTACGGATATGTCTAAATTAGTTGCTGgtcaattaaataaaagaaaggcCAAATTATTTCTTTGCAATAGATGCTTAAATTATTTTTCAACTGAAGGGAAATTGTCGGAACATGAAAAAATGTGTGCAGATATGAATAATTGTAAAATGTCTTTTCCTAAATATGATGCTgttagttttaaaaattatacttataAACAAACAACGCCATTTGTCATATATGCAGATTTTGAGTGCATGTTAGAAAAAGTTACAGACCTCCAAACATCCTGTTGtactaaaaaatatcaaaaacatattccgTATAGTGCTGGATACTATGTAAAATGTAGCTATGATGAAAAGTTGTCTTTTTTTAAGAGTTATAGAGGCATTGACTGCATGGAGTGGTTTGCTAATGAATTACCAAATTTAGCTCAAAGTATTCATtcgaaaattaagaaaattatacCAATGCAGGAAAACCCGAGTACCAGTAAAGCCACAAGGTGTCACATATGCGAAAAATGTTTTTCTCCTACAGATATCATTGTTAAAGACCACGACCATTTTACGGGGGAGTTCAGAAATTTCGCCCACCAAGCCtgtaatttaaatttcaaaaaattgtttgtcgtcccagttatttttcacaatatgagTGGCTACGACAGTCATTTTATAATTTCAGAGTTAAGCAAAAAAGGAGATATTAGTCTACTTCCAGTCAATAAAGAAAAATACATTTCATTTACACTTAACGATGCTGTTACTAATATAAAATTTCGATTTATTGATTCATTAAGATTTTTAGGAGCCTCTTTAGATGAATTGGTctcaacattaaataaaaatgacttTAAAATTTGCAAGCGAGAATTTAGCAGGTTAAGTGACGATGaatttaaattaataactaaaaaaggggTATTTTGCTATGATTTTATTGATTCTTGGGAAAAATTAAACATTACCGATTTACCTCCAATAGAGGCATTTTATAATAAGCTAAACGATACGAATCTTACAGATGAGAAGTATGCTCATGCTAAAATAGTTTGGGATACCTTTAACATTGAAAATTTAGGTCAATATTCAGATTTGTACTTAAAAACCGATATTGTGCTTTTAGCAGATGTTTTTGAAACTTTccgcaaaaaatgttttataacttATGGGTTAGATCCAGCCTGGTACTACACAATGCCCGGTTATTCTTGGGATTGTATGTTGAAATACGTGGGGTGTAACCTCGAGTTATTGCGTGACGTTGACATGATACTATTTATGGAGAAAGCAATTCGTGGAGGAATTTCAGTATGTAGCGGTAGAATGTCGGAGGCCAATAATAAGTACATGTCTAATTATGACCCCGCACAGCCCTCAAAATACTTAATGTATTTTGATGTCAATAATTTATATGGGTGGGCTATGGGAGAACCCTTACCCTACGGAGGGTTCGAATGGATGGATGCCAAAGACATTGATGTTATGTCTGTACCTGATGACTCTCCCGTAGGGTACATGTTACAAGTTGACTTGGACTATCCTCGCCAATTACATGATCTGCACTCAGATTTTCCATTCGCTGCCGAACACCGCAAAGCTTTGGGTTCAAATCATACTAAACTAATGACAACactttataataaaaaagaatatatcgttcattatagaaatttaaaacaaatgctGGCTAATGGGTTAGTTTTAAAAAAGattcataaaattttgaaatttaagcAGTCTGCGTGGCTGCGACCCTACATAGAATTAAATACTCGACTTAGAGCTGCAGCTACGAACGATTTTGGAAGAAATTTATACAAATTGGCCAATAATAGTGTATTTGGAAAGACTATGGAGAATATAAGGAAACATAGAATAGTAAAACTAGTCAGATCATGGAATGGGCGATATGGTgctaaaaatttaatttctagTGCCAGGTTTCATAGCAGAAagatatttaatgaaaatttagtAGCTATAGAACTGATTAAATCAGATCTAGTTTTTAATAAACCCTTATACATTGGCATGACTGTTTTAGATATATCAAAATTATGTATGTACCAATTTCATTACGACTATATGCTTCCAAAATTGGGCGCagataaatgtaatttaatgtatatGGATACCGATAGCTTTATTTATGAACTGTACTGTCATGATGCATATGAGGAAGTAATAAAACAAGATCTATCAAAATTTGATACATCCGATTACGCTGTAGATAATATCTATAATATTCCTCgcgtaaataaaaaagttttaggaGTAATGAAAGATGAAAATAAAGGAGAAATTATGACAAAATTTGTGGGATTACGATCAAAAATGTATACTTTTAAAGTTCAATCTGGTCGAATCACTAAAAAAGCAAAAGGGACtaaatataatatagtaaaaaatgttataaaattcgATGATTATGTAAACTGTTTAAATGATTTTAAGGAACAAACTGCTACTCAACACTCCATTCGGTCATATAGCCATAACGTCTATAGTATAGAACAAACAAAAATTGCGCTAAGTCCTTATGAcgataaaagatatttaattccaaatagttttagaaCCCTACCATTGGGACATTACAGTATtttagaatagatttttttttgtagatgaaTGTTCCATCATTGACCGACCTGTCTATCAAAAAAATCTGTGAAACAACAGTATCAGCATCATATTTCATCGAGCAGTCCCCCTTGCCGTGgacattaacaaaaataatattaaaaaaatttcctttatATAAATGGGAAACGATGATAAGCAGTGCTAAAAATGATCCTATTCCTTCATATAAAGGAATAGAATTTATTGCTTGCTCTAAACACATACCGTCACATTTAAGAAATGTCGTATTAGGAAAGTCAGATTGGGGGAGTATATTTGAAGATGAACACTCCAGTTATTGTGTATGGGCTAATGGATATTATCTTAAGCAGCATCGCCTAAACGTATGTAAATCATGTTTTTTTGCATTCAAAAATGCTCATGAGACCTTAAATAAATTTTTACTGGTGCGTTACGACCATACTCACGAAGTTTATGATGCTGATGATATCGTTGAATGCGTATATCAGCAACCATATTATTGGTGCAATAGTTGCTTTACTCAAGTTTTATTCGATTTAAAAGATTACGAGTCTTGCGTTAATGCATTACATGAAATGCCTAGAAATAACAGGTTTGATGATTCTGAACCAGAAGTCTGAAGTAGGCAGTAATATTGATTCTTTTTTAAGGAACAAACTGCTACTCAACACTCCATTCGGTCATATAGCCATAACGTCTATAGTATAGAACAAACAAAAATTGCGCTAAGTCCTTATGAcgataaaagatatttaattccaaatagttttagaaCCCTACCATTGGGACATTACAGTATTTTAGAATAGATTTTTATTGCAGAAGAACGTTGAAATGTCTCACAGATGTGTTACACCAGACCTATGGACTCCCGCTAATCTGCAACAAATAGCAGCCAATAAAATTTATTGGGATGTAGTTGATGCTAATACAAAGACATTTACGCTTCCAAGTGGAGAGCAACATCCTCTCCCTCAAGATGTGATTGGTATTGAACGATGGTACAGCAAGCAAGGATGTACCGCGAATTTTAAGATTCCCAAGCAAATACGATTCAGTTTAAACGTAAATTGTATAAGAGAATTAAAACTACAAATTGTGAAGAACTGTGAAAAAGTGATGTCATGCGGGTGTCGAAGATGCGGGGCTCCCTATGGATTCCccccaatttacaaaaaatagcgAATACAATCCTAAGTAAATTGTCTAAGAGAATTAAAACTacaaattgcaaatatttaaaaattgatttttgagaCGAATTATGTTCATAAGCTACTATCTCTCTTTTGTACTAAACGCATAACAATATCCACTTGCTATCTCTCTCTTTCTtgtatatatattgtaaaatagtgtgtaatatatatatattatggtaaaataaaaactctaaattggtattttttttttatttattcaaatcATTAATTAccctaattttataaaaataaatgaactccCTAAGAGCATTGTTTGTCATATCATCTGACATTATAGAACAAAAAGCATACAATATTTGCAAGGGGTTTAAACTATCTGCagcatttttacaaaaatctaaaacattataataatattcacaaaagttcaaattttctaACAACTGCATACGAGGCGATAGCACACTAGTGTTAAGTTCAACAATTTGCTTCACTTCTTCTTCATCCATATAGTACTCCACACCATGCTTCTTAACAATAATGAATTTACAATCATCGTAAACTATCGGGGTAACAGTGCAGTATTCTTCGCATGGAAAAGTTGGGTGCATGAGGTCATCAGttgattggaaaaaatcaattagtTGTTGTGTAATGATTGAAATAAAGGAATACCATTCGTATGCGCTGAGTGATATTCTGGTTGGTTTATATTGCTGAGATAAAATCACTGCAGGCGAAAATGATCTTGCAGGGCTTATACCACATTGTACTTCATAGCCCGATAACGTGTATTTTGTTGCAAGCAGGTAGAAAACTTCTGATTTGGCGGCAGCCTCATAATTTTCCAAAGCTCTATCTAATTCTTGATTATAGTCTTCGTTGCTAGGCATATCGATGCTAAATTCACAACCACCTGAGGAATACCCACTATCTTGAGAGCCACCTGAAGAATACCCACTATCTTGAGAGCTCATGTTCACTTGTACTGACATTGATACTGAAGCATGAGTTCTTTTATATTCCCCTACTCCTTGTGGTAAAAACAACCTCTTTGCAAAAAATGTATTGCTACGCGGCGGATTAAAAGATAGATCCTCCTAAACTACGTCATTAACGTTAATCCAGCTGTTATGTTTGCTGTCCATACCGAGCCATTTCACATACATCTTATTGCcttttcgtctaagtactttttcaaccAAGTAAATGTCAGGGTTTAatgttttctgtaattcttcttcgtaaAACCCCCCGCTAATCGGTATACCGTGCATGTCTTCAAGCAAATACGTTATAGGATTTGTTATCTTaacttttacaattttaaataattccgtcgtccaattgggcgtgtaggccttttcaaataaatgttttgtCTTTGAGACACGCACAATGTCaccaattttatattttcttgGACCAGCAATTTTTAAATGACTATAACTCTTGTTTAAAATAGCTTTTTCGTTGGATTTGTTGACCTGAGATGGTTTGTATCCCGTTTTACTGTGCCTTGTATTGTTGTATTCCTCGGTAATTACAGGTAGAGCTTCTAACCATTTGTATGATCCATGTAAACTGAAATActtgtacaactttgcttttaacGTTCTAATGACTCTTTCACAAATGGCGGCTTTTTTAATCGTGTAGGtgctgtaatgattaatttcgtgttttttcattaaattttgaaattttctgttaTAAAATTCTGTTCCCTGATCGGATTGGAGGTTCTTCGGAAGTCGTCGAGTATGGGCGAGAATATCCGAAAATGCTTGAGTAATTTCCTCGCCAGTCTTGGTCTTTAGAGGGCGTGTCCAcacatattttgaaaaacaatcaatTACGACTAGtattagtttaaaatttttattttggtgtgcGTAAGGACGCATTTCGGCCAAATCCATTTGCCACAAGTCATCGATTCCTTTGATTATTGTTCGTCGACGAGGATAGATTTTTCGTGCTGGTTTATGCAATTCGTTCACCACCTGTTCCTTTTCTGTAGACATTTTCTTATTAACGACCAGCATCTACATCTACAACATGTGTGCGCAATAGATCAATATTACGTACTATATCCTGTAATGTTTGCTCCACTTGTTTTAACCTCTGTTCCATCTTCATATCGTGCATCGTATGGTTTGCAAATGTTTCTGCA contains:
- the LOC126886936 gene encoding uncharacterized protein LOC126886936 produces the protein MNVPSLTDLSIKKICETTVSASYFIEQSPLPWTLTKIILKKFPLYKWETMISSAKNDPIPSYKGIEFIACSKHIPSHLRNVVLGKSDWGSIFEDEHSSYCVWANGYYLKQHRLNVCKSCFFAFKNAHETLNKFLLVRYDHTHEVYDADDIVECVYQQPYYWCNSCFTQVLFDLKDYESCVNALHEMPRNNRFDDSEPEV